From Fibrobacter sp.:
GGTTACAGGCAAGATGAAACCCGCCGATTCCTTTCACAGCCACAACAGAGCCTTTCTCCAGCATCTTTGCTGTAGCCTCCAAAATCTCATTTATTCCTGTAATCTCTTTCCCGTCCATCATGTAAAGCGTATACGACGGGCCACAGCTGTTACAGGCAAGGGGCTGAGCATGGAATCTGCGGTCAGATGGATCAGCGTACTCCTCAGCGCATTTGGGGCACATCCTGAATGGCGCCATAGTGGTTTTAGGTCGGTCGTAAGGCACCCCTTTTATTATGGAAAACCTTGGCCCGCAGAAAGTGCAATTAACAAAAGGGTAATCGACCCTGTGTGGCTGTTCTTTAAGATCCTTCAGGCAGAGTTCACAAACAGCTATATCGGGGCTTATATCTGTCACAGATTCGGTGTAATCTTCACTCTCCCTTATTGAAAACTCACCGAGCTCCTCACTTTCCACCTCCTGGACTGTTATCTCTTCGATTCTTGCCAGTACCGGAGCCTCAGACCTAATACGTTCGATAAAAATTGAAATATCTTCATCTTTCCCCTGTGCGGCAATTACCACACAGTCAGAGAGGTTCTGCACGTAGCCTTTTATGCAGGAATTCAGGGCAATTTTGTATATGAAGGGGCGGAAACCGATGCCTTGGACGAGGCCGTGGATGTGTAACATTAAGGTTTTCATATATGAAATATACAACCTGAATAGCACACATTTCACAGAGATTCAAAGAATAAAATCACTTCATTGCAGAGAAATGATTTCGTCCTTTACTGTTATTATTTAAGAAATTGATCTAATTTAGAGCATTATCAATGATATACTATTTATTACTTTTTTCATTGACTTAAGTTAGTTCCCATATCAACTTTATATTTATTACCTAATACTCTAATTCTCTTTGCGTTATTTTTTTTCAGACACCTTTCTAAAGGTTAGATAAGATATGTACATCATAGATAGAAGTGCGAACTGTATTTCTGAATTGAATAAATATCGTTCAAAGATTTAGGTTTTAGCGAAGGAGCACATTTACAAGAGTGGCTTGCAAATAACCCCGGAGCTTTAGGAGAAAATTGGTGAAAATCTTGTATGGGAACGGCTCGATAATAAGAAAGCTTGCCGAATTAAATTAGAATGTCAAAATGTTGATGTTTCAACAAAGAAGACTGGCCAACTATGATTAACTTTATGACTTCTGCTATGACAAAGATGGTAGAAGTATTCAAAGAATACATTGTTAAGGTTAAAAAATAACAGATGACAAATAAGTTCTTACCAGACTGTTTTTCAGAAAAATGGAGTTCAAATTTCAGCAATGTCTAATTTCACAACACCACTAACTCGTTTAACATATGTGAATATTTCAATAATAATGACCTTTGCGTACTCACGAAAACCTCTTGAAAAAATGCTTGAAGATCATTTTTTGGGGGAATTAGAGTATTTACGGAAAGCTTTAATTGATATACCTGCTTTGCAAGCAGAAAAAGCTTGCATTGAATTAGCACTATTTCTCAGAATGGTTGATGATGATGAAAAAAGAAGTAGTACTAATAACTACGGTAAGCTTATTATGAAAAATGGAGAAGGAAAGGAACTTTCATTTCGTGATGCTTATTAATAAATTATACATGCACGTAGCTTTAAATGGGATTTTGATACACATTCTTTTCCTGTTTTGATTTGCATATCGAAAGAAGTAAAATGGTTAAGAGAAGAAAAACAATGGTATAAGGCAGAAATAAATATTACTTCAATTGCAGGTGAATGTGGGAGTATTATTAGTTAAGTATTTACTATTTTTGTATTTCAATGTCTACTATTTATGAGTACTTGAGAATGGAATAGTAACATGAACAATCTTACCATCCGAAAAGCAACCCCGAACGATTTCGAGCAAATGTTCACCCTATGGCTTGAAATGCAGGAATTCCATGTGCAATTTGATGAAAAATGGTATAAACCGGAAGAGAGGTGTAAAGCCAAAGCTTTTGAGTACTGGAATCAGAAGTTAAACGATGACAATGCGATCATGCTTGTTGCTGAAAAAGACGGTGATTTGGTTGGTATGATCATTTCCTTTATCATAACCAGACCTCCTGTTCTTGAGAACCAGTTCAATCTTCTTTTTATCGACAATGTGATCATAAGTAAATATTACAGAAGACTTGGCATATTTAAACAGATGATGAATACTTTAATATCCATAGCAAAAGAGAAGGGTGTTTCCGCTATAAATCTGACAGTAAATTATGAAAATGAAACTGCTATAAAAGCCTATGAAAGTATTGGTTTACGGAAAATAGAATTGGGCATGCTCAGGTATTTATAATACCGCAGAAACTGATAAATCAGCCGCACTTGAATACTGTCAGAATCCTAATACCACCATTTCCCTATTAGAAATCAGTAAACCACATCTCCAGTCACCGGGTATTTCAAACCATATTCTTAATAGTAACAGAAAACTTATTTCCCTTGACCCATCAAAAACCGGAACCGATATTATTAATTGTATCACCCAATAAGCATCACCGGTGACAAATGTACAATCCGGAGAATATCAGAAAATGCATTAGTTTAACAAGACATACAGGCCAAAGCATGGCACTTCACACATCAGTAGGAAAAAACAAACGTGAGCAAAAGATATTACACTTTAGGCTGCTGCGGTCTGGATTGCGGCTTGTGTCCGAGATTTTATACCGAAGGCTCCTCAAGATGTCCAGGTTGTTGTGGTGAGGATTTCGAGAAAAGACATCCTTCCTGTTCTTTTATTACCTGTTGCGTTAAGAAAAAGGGCCTGGAGGTCTGCGCTGTATGTAGCGATTTTCCCTGCCCCAAATCCGATAAGGAAACCGGGG
This genomic window contains:
- a CDS encoding GNAT family N-acetyltransferase produces the protein MNNLTIRKATPNDFEQMFTLWLEMQEFHVQFDEKWYKPEERCKAKAFEYWNQKLNDDNAIMLVAEKDGDLVGMIISFIITRPPVLENQFNLLFIDNVIISKYYRRLGIFKQMMNTLISIAKEKGVSAINLTVNYENETAIKAYESIGLRKIELGMLRYL